Proteins from one uncultured Anaeromusa sp. genomic window:
- a CDS encoding PTS sugar transporter subunit IIC, which produces MFIEAVLIGLLTWLAGGLLSLSLSWTLYMGAPLMGGLLVGLILGDVSYGVQTGAMIQMAYIGYIATGATLPADLALAGYLAVALTMISGQPPSAGITFAVALGLLGLFIRQAKLTMNSLWVHKADGYAEKGDTRGIILMNIGASQIVPFALYFIPTFLAIYVGGDYLKQLLEALPKEVVDGLRVTGGLLSALGLGLLLKYLSRGYLLPFLFLGFAMAAYGKLDILAVSIIGTALAFLHVTYRYGIGGEKSGKRR; this is translated from the coding sequence TTGTTTATAGAAGCGGTATTGATCGGACTGTTGACGTGGCTGGCCGGAGGACTTCTTTCGCTATCTCTGAGCTGGACTCTCTATATGGGAGCGCCGCTGATGGGCGGCTTGCTGGTGGGACTTATTTTAGGGGATGTTTCCTATGGAGTGCAGACTGGGGCGATGATTCAAATGGCCTACATCGGCTATATTGCTACAGGCGCGACATTGCCGGCGGATTTAGCGCTGGCTGGCTATTTGGCGGTGGCGCTGACTATGATTTCCGGGCAGCCGCCGAGTGCAGGGATTACCTTTGCGGTGGCCCTGGGCTTGTTGGGCTTGTTTATCCGTCAGGCGAAGCTGACTATGAATTCTCTTTGGGTACATAAAGCAGACGGTTATGCGGAGAAGGGAGACACCCGGGGGATTATTCTCATGAATATCGGGGCTTCCCAAATTGTTCCCTTTGCACTGTATTTTATTCCTACCTTTTTAGCGATCTATGTGGGCGGGGATTATTTGAAACAGCTGTTGGAGGCCTTGCCGAAGGAAGTGGTCGACGGGCTGCGCGTGACAGGCGGCTTGCTGTCAGCACTAGGCTTAGGCTTGCTATTGAAATATCTTTCCCGAGGATATTTGCTTCCCTTTTTGTTTTTAGGCTTTGCTATGGCAGCCTATGGCAAGCTGGATATTTTAGCGGTAAGCATCATCGGTACGGCGCTGGCCTTTTTGCATGTGACCTATCGATATGGGATTGGAGGAGAAAAAAGTGGCAAACGACGTTAA
- a CDS encoding GNAT family N-acetyltransferase has translation MSGNKEDVSVKIADKSDAESILILQKEAYVSEAALYGKWDIEPLRQNLKEFIVEWDEQVVLKAVVGGMLAGSVRGRLRGETCYVGKLMVKPELQNKGLGKRLLCELEKKFPRVRRFELFTGEKSLKNLHVYEQMGYCRERTQEIDAALKIVFLVKHQKIELEE, from the coding sequence ATGAGTGGAAATAAGGAAGACGTTTCTGTAAAAATAGCGGATAAGTCAGATGCTGAAAGTATTTTGATTTTGCAAAAAGAGGCATATGTAAGCGAAGCGGCGTTATACGGAAAATGGGATATTGAGCCCTTACGCCAAAACTTGAAAGAATTTATAGTGGAATGGGATGAACAAGTAGTGCTGAAGGCTGTCGTAGGAGGAATGTTAGCGGGAAGTGTTCGCGGGCGTTTGCGGGGAGAGACTTGCTATGTTGGAAAATTGATGGTGAAACCGGAACTGCAAAATAAGGGCTTAGGTAAAAGGTTACTGTGTGAGCTAGAAAAAAAGTTTCCTAGGGTGAGACGTTTTGAATTGTTTACAGGAGAAAAAAGTCTGAAAAATTTGCATGTTTATGAGCAGATGGGATATTGTCGGGAGCGTACGCAAGAAATTGACGCTGCGTTAAAAATTGTTTTTTTGGTTAAACACCAGAAAATAGAGTTAGAAGAATAA
- a CDS encoding cupin domain-containing protein: protein MKLKVKSFLCLAAALFLFGAATCAAQSAIPKGLTDSTPNTAVLTAYDDWYAAEAKPNEAKIASKTIFTSPRCVVMLRDGGKGTLAKSHFHSTTDEIVVVMGGSGELLINGEWKQVKAGDVHINPRGNIHATRVAGSDDLKFVSIFTPVLPSGGDANFLTDGKAPVIPVGLSDSKPPTAVLANFQEWYKVNAKPEDPKIASQTIFTSPRVVVMLRDGGKGTLAKSHFHSTTDEIVIVMGGSGELLINGEWKQVKAGDVHVNPRGNVHATRVGADEDLQFVSIFTPALPAGGDANFLE, encoded by the coding sequence ATGAAATTAAAAGTCAAATCATTTCTCTGTCTCGCCGCTGCGCTTTTTCTTTTCGGCGCCGCCACTTGCGCAGCCCAAAGCGCTATTCCCAAGGGCCTAACCGATTCCACACCAAACACGGCTGTCTTAACTGCCTACGACGACTGGTACGCCGCCGAAGCTAAGCCCAACGAAGCAAAAATTGCCAGCAAAACCATCTTCACTTCTCCTCGCTGCGTAGTCATGCTGCGTGACGGCGGCAAAGGAACCTTAGCCAAAAGCCACTTTCATTCCACAACCGATGAAATCGTCGTCGTCATGGGTGGCAGCGGCGAGCTCTTGATCAACGGCGAGTGGAAGCAGGTTAAAGCCGGCGATGTACATATCAATCCGCGCGGCAACATCCACGCAACCCGCGTGGCAGGCAGCGACGATCTGAAATTTGTTTCTATTTTCACCCCGGTTCTGCCTAGCGGCGGCGACGCCAACTTCCTCACCGACGGCAAAGCGCCGGTTATTCCTGTCGGTCTAAGCGATTCCAAGCCGCCGACCGCAGTCTTAGCCAATTTTCAAGAATGGTACAAAGTCAACGCGAAACCGGAAGATCCCAAAATTGCCAGCCAAACCATTTTTACCTCGCCTCGCGTCGTAGTCATGCTGCGTGACGGCGGCAAAGGAACTTTGGCAAAAAGCCATTTCCATTCCACAACCGATGAAATCGTCATTGTCATGGGCGGCAGCGGCGAGCTTTTAATCAACGGCGAATGGAAACAAGTTAAAGCCGGCGACGTCCATGTCAATCCCCGCGGCAACGTGCATGCTACTCGTGTTGGAGCTGACGAAGACTTGCAGTTCGTCTCCATCTTCACGCCCGCTTTGCCTGCCGGCGGTGACGCCAACTTCCTGGAGTAA
- a CDS encoding HD domain-containing phosphohydrolase has translation MTIRKKKRLSLEAIHEGMIVAEPVFFEEDRPVFFSEGSIVTARLIRWLKRAGQMELSVYVEEQPAMPKEAAGRTYQLLLGGMQDIFQSLRKGAALQDGQVKQLAEKALAAVHQPDIFHVLNIAGQYDEDLIVHSLHVGMLSGLLALWSKFDAERVKAALMAGLLHDIGKIRVPERILKKQDPLLPHELSVFKGYPFYSFQMLQGNDLPEKVLEGVLYHRERLDGSGYPERREGSDIPMEAQIVAVVDEYVTLCSRTGNGAVLAALAMILEEMHIRLNPVLCLTLVERLKEMLIGADVTLGDDRNGNIIQFSKLLTLRPLIKLAGSDEYIDLEVESQLEFSLTGDVARFWTNQEKNS, from the coding sequence GTGACGATAAGAAAGAAAAAGCGTCTTTCCTTGGAGGCAATACATGAAGGCATGATTGTAGCAGAACCCGTCTTTTTTGAAGAAGACCGTCCTGTGTTTTTTAGTGAGGGAAGTATCGTTACGGCTCGCTTAATTCGGTGGCTCAAACGCGCGGGACAGATGGAGTTGAGCGTATATGTTGAAGAACAGCCGGCCATGCCCAAGGAAGCGGCGGGGCGTACGTACCAACTGTTGCTGGGCGGGATGCAGGATATTTTTCAGTCTTTGCGCAAAGGAGCGGCATTGCAGGATGGCCAGGTAAAACAACTGGCGGAGAAAGCGTTGGCAGCCGTGCACCAGCCGGATATATTTCATGTGCTGAATATAGCGGGGCAATATGACGAGGATTTGATTGTTCATAGTTTGCATGTAGGGATGCTGTCAGGACTTTTAGCGCTCTGGAGCAAATTTGACGCAGAGCGGGTCAAGGCGGCGTTGATGGCGGGGTTGCTTCATGATATAGGCAAAATCCGGGTTCCAGAGCGTATTTTGAAAAAACAGGACCCCTTGCTGCCGCATGAACTATCGGTATTTAAGGGCTATCCGTTTTACAGCTTTCAGATGCTGCAAGGGAACGATTTACCGGAGAAGGTATTAGAAGGAGTGCTGTATCATCGGGAACGTCTGGATGGCAGCGGCTACCCGGAACGTCGCGAAGGCAGCGATATTCCCATGGAGGCGCAAATTGTCGCGGTAGTGGATGAGTACGTTACCCTGTGTTCAAGAACAGGGAATGGGGCTGTTTTAGCGGCATTAGCGATGATTTTAGAAGAGATGCACATCCGTTTGAATCCGGTCTTGTGCTTGACGTTAGTGGAGCGGCTGAAAGAAATGTTAATTGGTGCTGACGTGACCTTAGGCGATGACCGCAACGGAAATATTATTCAGTTTTCCAAGTTGTTGACCTTGCGTCCTTTGATAAAATTGGCGGGAAGCGATGAATACATTGATTTGGAAGTAGAATCGCAGTTGGAGTTCTCTTTGACTGGCGATGTGGCCCGGTTTTGGACGAATCAAGAAAAAAATAGCTAA
- a CDS encoding ABC transporter ATP-binding protein — translation MSIVQGFLHYYKPYKRLFYTDMVCAVLVSMIDLVFPQALNYLTKNFLVTQTGEFVAIIGYLGAGMLGLYLLRYGCQYYITTWGHVMGARMESDMRQDLFEQFQRLSFSYYDRNNTGEMMSKVVSDLFDISELAHHGPENIFISCLKLAGSFVLLLFIHVPLTLLLFAVALSMTWFSYYQNKKMKAIFMENRQRIAAVNSQVQDSLAGIRVIKSFANEELEREKFRRSNEEFLDSKERVYKLMGRFHAGNGLLEGVLYVLVLVSGSYFVSQGQLAATDLAVYALYIAIFLNPLDVLILFSEQFQKGYAGFRRFAEVMQTRPEIVDREQALEMAEVQGRLEYENVSFAYEDNPAVLHQVNFTVEAGRTVALVGPSGGGKTTICSLLPRFYDVTEGAIRIDGQDVRDWKLASLRSAIGLVQQDVYLFAGTIRDNILYGRPDATASEVVAAAKQANIHEFINSLENGYDTYVGERGVRLSGGQKQRISIARVFLKNPAILILDEATSALDNESERHIQKALEQLAKERTTLIIAHRLSTIRHADEIIVINEGRIQERGTHGELLAKNGLYAHYYGMQFAGLDVENDMNSSTSS, via the coding sequence ATGTCAATTGTTCAAGGATTTTTGCATTACTATAAACCGTATAAACGTTTGTTTTACACCGATATGGTTTGCGCCGTACTGGTTTCGATGATTGACCTGGTATTTCCTCAGGCGCTCAATTATTTGACTAAAAATTTTTTGGTGACCCAGACCGGAGAGTTTGTAGCCATCATTGGCTATCTTGGCGCAGGTATGCTGGGATTGTATCTGTTACGCTATGGTTGCCAGTATTATATTACGACCTGGGGCCATGTGATGGGGGCGCGTATGGAAAGCGATATGCGTCAGGATTTATTCGAGCAGTTTCAGCGCCTGTCTTTTTCCTACTATGACCGCAATAACACCGGTGAGATGATGTCTAAAGTGGTTTCGGATCTGTTTGATATTTCCGAGCTGGCTCACCATGGGCCGGAAAACATCTTTATTTCCTGCCTGAAACTGGCGGGGTCTTTTGTGCTATTGCTGTTTATCCATGTGCCGCTGACGTTGCTGCTGTTTGCGGTGGCTCTAAGCATGACTTGGTTTAGTTACTATCAGAACAAAAAAATGAAGGCTATTTTTATGGAGAACCGTCAGCGGATTGCGGCTGTCAATTCTCAAGTGCAGGACAGTCTTGCGGGCATCCGGGTGATCAAGTCTTTCGCCAACGAAGAGTTGGAAAGAGAGAAGTTTCGCCGCAGCAATGAAGAGTTTTTGGATTCCAAGGAACGCGTTTACAAGCTGATGGGGCGCTTTCATGCCGGTAATGGCTTGCTGGAAGGCGTACTATATGTGCTGGTTCTAGTGAGCGGCAGCTATTTTGTGTCTCAAGGCCAACTGGCGGCCACTGATTTAGCTGTATATGCCTTGTACATTGCGATTTTTCTCAACCCTCTGGATGTGCTGATCCTCTTTTCAGAGCAGTTCCAGAAGGGCTATGCCGGTTTTCGGCGTTTTGCCGAGGTAATGCAGACGCGGCCAGAGATTGTGGATCGGGAACAGGCCTTGGAAATGGCCGAGGTGCAGGGGCGTTTGGAGTATGAAAATGTCTCCTTTGCCTACGAAGACAACCCGGCAGTATTGCATCAGGTAAACTTTACGGTGGAAGCAGGGCGTACGGTGGCGTTGGTGGGCCCGTCAGGAGGCGGCAAAACTACAATTTGCTCGCTCTTGCCCCGCTTTTATGATGTGACCGAAGGGGCTATCCGTATTGACGGCCAGGACGTGAGGGATTGGAAATTGGCTTCTTTGCGCAGCGCTATCGGCTTGGTGCAGCAAGACGTCTATCTGTTTGCAGGCACGATTCGAGACAATATTTTGTATGGCCGTCCGGATGCGACAGCTAGCGAAGTCGTAGCCGCGGCTAAACAGGCGAATATTCATGAATTTATTAATTCGCTGGAAAACGGCTATGATACGTATGTGGGAGAGCGGGGCGTTCGTCTTTCAGGCGGGCAGAAGCAGCGGATTTCCATTGCGCGGGTGTTTTTGAAAAATCCGGCCATTTTGATTTTGGATGAAGCCACTTCGGCCTTGGACAATGAGAGCGAGCGTCATATTCAAAAAGCGCTGGAACAACTAGCGAAGGAACGGACCACCTTGATTATCGCGCATCGTTTGAGTACCATTCGGCATGCTGATGAAATCATTGTCATCAACGAGGGCCGCATCCAGGAACGGGGAACTCACGGCGAACTTTTAGCTAAAAACGGTTTGTACGCTCATTACTACGGCATGCAGTTTGCGGGACTGGACGTCGAAAACGACATGAATTCATCAACTTCTTCTTGA
- a CDS encoding PTS system mannose/fructose/sorbose family transporter subunit IID, which translates to MANDVKEKVALTKGDLVKSFLCWHSFCQSCHNYERMQALGFTHAMIPILTRLYKDKADIAAGLKRHLQFFNTEPNIGSVVPGIMAALEEQRANGAELSDETINSLKTGLMGPLAGVGDTVTQGLVKTILLAIAVDMASQGSVLGPLFFFFCFTTYTMGIGYFLYMQGYRLGRDALAKMLEGDLVSRITEGLTVLGLIVVGALAATRIPVSTGITFEIGKTAVKLQTMLNSIMPGLLSLLTLLLVWYLLQKGKSVLWILGLMFVIGFGGAYFKILV; encoded by the coding sequence GTGGCAAACGACGTTAAGGAGAAGGTGGCTCTTACCAAAGGGGATTTGGTTAAATCGTTCTTATGCTGGCACAGCTTTTGCCAATCCTGCCACAACTATGAACGGATGCAAGCGCTGGGTTTTACGCATGCAATGATTCCCATTCTGACGCGCTTATATAAAGATAAGGCAGATATTGCCGCCGGTCTTAAACGGCATTTGCAGTTTTTCAATACAGAACCCAATATTGGTTCCGTGGTGCCGGGCATCATGGCGGCGCTGGAGGAACAGCGAGCCAACGGAGCGGAGTTGTCTGATGAGACGATTAATAGTCTGAAAACCGGCTTGATGGGACCGTTAGCCGGCGTAGGCGATACGGTAACCCAAGGGTTGGTGAAAACCATTTTGCTAGCCATTGCCGTGGATATGGCCTCTCAGGGTTCGGTGCTGGGACCGCTTTTCTTTTTCTTCTGCTTTACAACTTATACCATGGGGATTGGCTACTTTCTTTATATGCAGGGGTATCGCCTGGGGCGGGACGCCTTGGCGAAAATGCTGGAAGGCGACTTAGTCAGCCGGATAACGGAAGGGTTAACCGTATTGGGCTTGATTGTCGTTGGCGCTTTGGCGGCGACCCGCATTCCTGTAAGTACAGGCATTACTTTTGAAATAGGTAAAACAGCCGTGAAGCTGCAGACCATGCTGAACAGCATTATGCCTGGGTTATTGAGTTTGTTGACGCTGCTGCTGGTTTGGTATTTGCTGCAAAAAGGCAAGTCTGTGCTTTGGATTTTGGGCTTGATGTTTGTCATCGGCTTTGGCGGGGCTTATTTCAAAATTTTAGTATGA
- a CDS encoding PTS sugar transporter subunit IIB, with product MSGIVLFRIDERLVHGQVVTAWLGHTQAEEIFVLDDATAQDSLLRSIVKMAVPPQVDVQIAAVEEAEELLAELEAEAKVMVVVKHPENARKILEQYRGAALEINMGNAGMAAGRNKLSSSVYLTETEVEELRRIESLGHAVYLQTVPGTERKSLSEALL from the coding sequence ATGAGTGGAATTGTTTTGTTTCGGATTGACGAGCGTTTAGTGCACGGGCAGGTGGTGACAGCGTGGCTGGGACATACGCAGGCAGAGGAAATCTTTGTTTTGGATGATGCAACAGCTCAAGACAGTCTGTTGCGTTCGATTGTGAAGATGGCAGTGCCGCCGCAGGTCGACGTGCAAATTGCCGCCGTGGAGGAGGCGGAAGAATTGCTGGCGGAGCTGGAGGCGGAAGCAAAGGTAATGGTGGTGGTAAAGCATCCGGAAAATGCGCGCAAAATACTGGAACAATATCGCGGGGCAGCCTTAGAAATAAACATGGGCAACGCCGGCATGGCCGCAGGGCGCAATAAGCTGTCTTCCAGCGTCTATTTAACGGAAACCGAGGTGGAAGAGCTGCGCCGTATTGAGTCGTTGGGGCATGCAGTATATCTGCAGACAGTGCCTGGAACGGAGCGAAAATCGCTGTCTGAGGCGCTGTTATGA
- a CDS encoding nucleoid-associated protein, protein MLIIRQAILHILDVNSGVTVFSERELDVQSESVISFLTKHLEKSHQDQNAKNGVFLPESPCQRLVEDYLAQRTGFIDFSMSMAERLHAAMSEEDEWESADLIVCDVAIDERRYVVLLKCNNRVGFTHQVVQEDDKIKNEIINHYAILPGLSQKLDEYAFIDTSSFAVRFVDKKRLVNGEEAYILPEKVLLCTSNTSPQRTMKLVNTIAKKVAENHGESAVAAVTKAKTLMVEHTESSEYLDPVQVGREVFRSSPLMQQEYLEEVHKAGISEAVRIDREFCAKKGRQHKIKTDTGIEISFPVDYFENKEYMEFINNPDGTISIALKNIGKIINR, encoded by the coding sequence GTGTTAATTATCAGGCAGGCGATTTTGCATATTTTAGATGTGAACTCCGGAGTGACGGTCTTCTCCGAGCGGGAATTGGATGTACAGAGTGAAAGTGTGATTTCGTTTTTGACGAAGCATTTGGAAAAGTCTCATCAAGATCAGAATGCGAAGAACGGCGTGTTTTTACCGGAGAGTCCTTGCCAGAGGCTGGTAGAGGATTATTTGGCGCAGCGCACAGGGTTTATTGATTTTTCCATGTCTATGGCAGAGCGGCTCCATGCGGCTATGTCGGAAGAAGATGAGTGGGAGTCTGCTGATTTAATTGTATGTGATGTTGCAATCGATGAACGGCGATATGTGGTTTTGTTGAAATGTAATAATAGGGTGGGTTTTACCCACCAGGTGGTGCAGGAAGACGATAAAATAAAGAACGAGATTATCAATCACTATGCTATTTTGCCGGGGTTGTCCCAAAAACTCGATGAATACGCCTTCATTGATACGTCTTCGTTTGCCGTGCGCTTTGTCGATAAAAAGCGTCTGGTGAACGGCGAAGAGGCCTATATTCTGCCGGAAAAAGTGCTGTTATGCACCAGCAATACTTCGCCGCAGCGGACGATGAAACTGGTCAACACCATTGCCAAAAAAGTGGCGGAAAACCATGGGGAAAGCGCTGTGGCGGCGGTAACTAAAGCCAAAACGTTGATGGTGGAGCATACGGAAAGTTCAGAGTATCTGGACCCAGTGCAAGTGGGGAGAGAAGTGTTTCGGTCCTCTCCGCTGATGCAGCAGGAGTATTTGGAAGAAGTCCATAAAGCCGGCATTAGCGAAGCGGTGCGTATTGACCGGGAATTTTGCGCTAAAAAAGGACGGCAGCACAAGATTAAGACCGATACAGGCATTGAGATTTCTTTTCCTGTGGACTATTTTGAGAACAAAGAGTACATGGAGTTTATAAACAATCCGGATGGGACGATTTCGATTGCCTTAAAAAATATCGGTAAAATTATTAATCGTTGA
- a CDS encoding beta-eliminating lyase-related protein translates to MYSFKNDYSEGAHPRLLEALGTCNFEQAEGYGLDLHTQAAVAVLKEKLQNDEVQIHFLSGGTQTNLTALAAFLRPHEAAVAAQSGHIFVHETGAIEATGHKVLSVSSPGGKVSPAAVEAMVLSHGDEHMVKPRLLYLSQPTEIGTLYSASELQELKKLCERLDLYLYVDGARLGSALCAPGNDVDLPVLCRLTDAFYIGGTKNGALLGEALVLVKEELKKDFRYQMKQKGALLAKGQVLGVQFQELFRDGLYFELAQRANTLAARLRQAVAEAGYSLLAPTVTNQVFPILPNSVIAKLEEEFSFYVWEAVDASHSAIRLVTSWATDEAAVDAFATALKAGASR, encoded by the coding sequence GTGTATAGTTTTAAAAATGATTACAGTGAAGGGGCGCATCCACGGTTGTTGGAAGCCTTAGGAACTTGCAATTTTGAGCAGGCCGAAGGATATGGCTTGGACCTTCATACACAAGCGGCGGTGGCGGTACTGAAGGAGAAGCTGCAGAATGACGAAGTACAGATTCATTTCCTGTCAGGAGGAACGCAGACCAATCTGACAGCCTTGGCCGCTTTTTTACGGCCCCATGAGGCGGCCGTGGCGGCCCAAAGCGGCCATATATTTGTGCATGAAACAGGAGCGATTGAAGCTACAGGCCATAAGGTGCTGAGCGTGTCGTCGCCGGGCGGAAAAGTGAGTCCAGCGGCTGTGGAGGCCATGGTTTTATCCCATGGAGACGAGCACATGGTCAAGCCCCGTTTGCTGTATCTTTCACAGCCTACGGAAATCGGAACCTTGTATTCGGCCTCGGAGCTGCAGGAATTAAAGAAGCTTTGCGAACGTTTGGACTTATATTTATATGTAGATGGCGCCAGGCTGGGTTCCGCTCTTTGCGCGCCGGGAAACGATGTGGATTTGCCGGTGCTTTGCCGCTTAACGGACGCGTTTTATATCGGCGGTACGAAAAACGGCGCTTTGTTGGGAGAAGCCTTGGTTCTTGTCAAAGAAGAACTTAAGAAGGATTTTCGTTACCAGATGAAACAGAAAGGCGCTCTTTTGGCCAAAGGGCAAGTGCTGGGCGTGCAATTTCAAGAATTGTTCCGGGATGGCTTGTACTTTGAACTGGCGCAAAGGGCGAATACGCTGGCTGCGCGGCTGCGTCAAGCTGTTGCGGAAGCTGGCTATTCACTGTTAGCGCCAACGGTGACCAATCAAGTGTTTCCAATTTTGCCCAACAGTGTAATTGCCAAGCTGGAAGAAGAATTTTCCTTTTATGTTTGGGAAGCGGTGGATGCAAGTCATTCCGCCATTCGCCTTGTGACCTCCTGGGCGACTGACGAAGCGGCGGTGGATGCTTTTGCGACAGCCTTAAAAGCGGGCGCCAGCCGATGA
- a CDS encoding glycosyltransferase family 4 protein: MRILLTNTGPWGTGSGTVADGVMQELMRLGHEVMAFFPDIGWPGVDNDKYYLHPERYRIAPFPATYAGVELYTFPLIIPDPNPRNYHDAWTFKRLSRAQLRAYFGYMKQEMKRLLDEFRPDIVECQHIWALDRVVHELGYPYIAVAHHSDQLGFIYDERMRGLVLESAGKAGYIFAISEYVKEEVLRLYGLTPERVVTIPNGYNQQLFQPLRLNRHQVLERLGLAHLEALPLITFCGKVSKTKGIDVLLQANRIIQRQQPAALLILGSGDLKQICREISGPYSLENVIYLGHCPQEELALLHNLAVLSVLPSRTEGFGIAALEAMGCGKPIVATRVGGLADFAVGGLVEPEDAPGLAEQILRVLRMNARDYNLLCDEALNVAHRYSWQMLVDRRMSYYETLIEKNKKKKGQNRFRNS; encoded by the coding sequence ATGAGAATTCTGCTTACCAATACAGGCCCCTGGGGTACTGGCAGCGGCACGGTAGCGGACGGCGTGATGCAGGAACTCATGCGTCTAGGGCATGAGGTTATGGCTTTTTTCCCTGATATTGGTTGGCCTGGCGTTGATAATGACAAGTACTACTTGCATCCGGAGCGCTATCGGATTGCGCCGTTTCCGGCCACCTACGCCGGCGTGGAGCTGTATACCTTTCCGCTCATTATTCCGGACCCTAATCCGCGCAACTATCATGACGCCTGGACTTTCAAAAGGTTGAGCCGCGCGCAATTGCGGGCGTATTTCGGGTATATGAAGCAGGAAATGAAACGTCTGCTGGATGAATTTCGGCCGGATATAGTGGAGTGTCAGCATATATGGGCTTTAGATCGAGTGGTGCATGAACTTGGCTATCCCTATATTGCGGTCGCTCATCATAGTGATCAACTTGGTTTTATCTATGACGAGCGGATGCGCGGGCTTGTTTTGGAGTCGGCGGGTAAAGCCGGCTACATTTTTGCGATTTCCGAGTATGTGAAAGAAGAAGTGCTGCGCTTGTATGGTCTGACGCCAGAGAGGGTCGTTACGATTCCCAACGGCTACAATCAGCAGCTTTTCCAGCCGTTGCGTCTGAATCGGCATCAGGTATTGGAACGTTTGGGTCTAGCTCACCTGGAGGCGTTGCCGTTGATTACCTTTTGCGGCAAAGTGTCAAAAACAAAAGGGATCGACGTATTGCTCCAGGCCAACCGCATCATTCAGCGGCAGCAACCGGCGGCCTTGTTGATTTTAGGGAGCGGTGATTTGAAGCAAATTTGTCGGGAAATTTCCGGTCCTTATTCCTTAGAGAACGTAATTTATTTAGGCCATTGCCCACAGGAAGAATTGGCGTTGCTGCACAACCTGGCAGTCTTGAGCGTGCTGCCCTCGCGAACAGAGGGGTTTGGCATTGCCGCCTTAGAGGCTATGGGCTGCGGTAAGCCTATTGTAGCAACCCGCGTCGGCGGTTTGGCTGACTTTGCGGTAGGCGGATTGGTTGAGCCAGAGGATGCCCCAGGTTTGGCGGAACAAATTTTAAGGGTATTGCGGATGAATGCTAGAGACTATAATTTGTTATGCGACGAAGCGTTAAACGTAGCGCATCGGTATTCCTGGCAGATGCTAGTGGACCGTAGGATGAGTTATTATGAAACACTTATTGAAAAAAATAAGAAAAAGAAAGGCCAGAATCGTTTTCGAAACAGTTGA
- a CDS encoding PTS sugar transporter subunit IIA translates to MVVASHGGLCRELLITAEMILGPAAQTAAAPLAAGVSLQDFAAQLRQAVAAVQQEAGVLLLADLAGGTPCNVAAVLAVQSEGLRVVAGVNLPMLLEVLSRREGVSLEELAGIAATAGQGGIYRVSTGN, encoded by the coding sequence GTGGTAGTTGCCAGTCATGGCGGACTGTGCAGGGAACTTTTAATTACGGCAGAGATGATTCTGGGGCCTGCGGCGCAAACCGCGGCGGCGCCATTGGCGGCAGGGGTGTCTTTGCAGGATTTTGCTGCACAGCTGCGGCAGGCTGTGGCAGCGGTACAACAGGAAGCAGGGGTGTTGTTGCTGGCAGACCTAGCCGGCGGCACGCCCTGCAATGTCGCCGCCGTCTTGGCGGTGCAAAGCGAAGGGTTGCGCGTAGTTGCGGGTGTCAATCTGCCTATGCTTTTGGAAGTGCTTAGCCGGCGTGAAGGCGTTTCGCTGGAAGAATTGGCGGGAATAGCGGCAACTGCCGGTCAGGGCGGCATTTACCGCGTAAGTACTGGGAATTAA
- a CDS encoding cupin domain-containing protein, which translates to MIVKHTKPTQEMLPGLGRKTLAHVEKGLMTQFELKAGAELPAHSHPHEQIGYLVSGRIVLDIGGEKQEMEPGDSWAIPGDVVHAAQTLEDAVAIEVFVPVREDYLD; encoded by the coding sequence GTGATTGTAAAACATACAAAACCAACGCAGGAAATGTTGCCCGGGTTGGGGCGAAAAACATTGGCTCATGTAGAAAAAGGCTTGATGACTCAATTTGAGCTAAAAGCGGGAGCGGAGCTGCCGGCGCACAGCCATCCACATGAGCAAATCGGTTATTTGGTTTCAGGACGTATTGTTTTGGATATCGGCGGTGAAAAACAGGAAATGGAACCAGGTGACAGCTGGGCCATTCCAGGGGATGTGGTGCATGCGGCGCAAACTCTGGAGGATGCAGTGGCAATCGAGGTTTTCGTGCCGGTGCGGGAAGACTATCTGGACTGA